In the Cryptococcus decagattii chromosome 12, complete sequence genome, one interval contains:
- a CDS encoding ribosomal protein S18: MSFSRIPRLTSAVRAFHTSAPTRQPPANPTEIFQKAFGERAAAQTSPLVKNDVQDNREQFKANQFVAPHAFTQEALFPTTRPLPRAPLLGPPKKIAVKLDPFYITKTNPLVHDMNPNFAYEFVNPMGKIKSRAETGLTWKSQRRVGKLVRRARAMGIISRWTNKPVPGGLGWSY; the protein is encoded by the exons ATGTCCTTTTCACGCATTCCTCGTCTTACATCCGCCGTTCGCGCTTTCCACACCTCTGCTCCCACCAGACAACCCCCTGCCAACCCTACCGAGATTTTCCAAAAAGCCTTTGGCGAACGGGCTGCTGCCCAAACTTCGCCTCTGGTGAAGAACGACGTTCAGGATAACCGAGAACAGTTCAAGGCCAATCAA TTTGTTGCCCCCCACGCATTCACCCAGGAGGCCTTGTTCCCCACTACTCGACCTTTGCCCCGTGCACCTCTTCTCGGCCCTCCCAAAAAAATCGCCGTTAAGCTTGATCCTTTCTACATCACCAAAACCAATCCATTGGTACACGATATGAACCCTAATTTCGCATATGAATTCGTCAACCCGATGGGCAAGATAAAAAGTCGGGCAGAGACTGGGTTGACTTGGAAGTCACAAAGGCGCGTAGGTAAACTTGTGAGGAGGGCGAGGGCAATGGGGATTATCAGTCGGTGGACAAACAAGCCTGTGCCAGGAGGGTTGGGATGGAGTTATTAG